AATTCTTTCGCCGAATCATAAAGGCTTTTATTTAAATTAATCCTCTCATTATTTTCAAGACTGTAATCTACATAATCCATGAAAGAATTGGAGATCGTCTCATTCTCACCAATTTGATCAAGCATTTTATCAACTGCTTCTATTAAGAACGGCTCAGCTTCGATTTCCAGATTAAAATTTTTCGCCAATCCTAATTCGTACGAAAAGCTTCTTACCAGACGGGAGTTAAAACGGTCAATCGTTCCGATATTCAGTGTGGAATAATTATGAAGAATATAGTCCAGCATTTTTTTTGAACGGTGATGAAGCTCGTCAATGGTTATTTTTAAACCTTCTTCTTCAAATGCTTTATGAATATTTTTTAGATCTCCGTTTTCAGCAAAGTTTTTAGCAGAAAAATGATCCAGCCATGACAAAATTCTTTCCTTCATTTCGTTGGCCGCCTTATTGGTAAAGGTAAGTGCCAGTATATTTCTGATGGAATGTTGCTGGTTAGGATATCGAAGACAGATCATCAAAAGCTTTTGTACAAGCGCATAGGTTTTCCCTGAGCCCGCAGAAGCATTGATAACTGTATAGGAATTTTGCATTTTCTGATAGATTGAAGGTGCAAGTTAGCTAAAATTTGACTTAAATTTTAACAATTTAAAGTCTGTATTTAACAGTTAAATCGTGAAAACTCTAAAAGAATTCCCAAAAGGCGTTAACTGTGGTTAAACTTATTTTATGATCTGAAAATTAATTTAGTTTTGCTTAATAAAAACTATTTGTGAAAATTAAACTACTTTTTCTGTTATTTAACATATTATTCATTAATATTTCTGCGCAGGATTATATTTTCGGCAAAGTGGCCACAGAGGAGAATATAGAGTTACCGGATGTAATTGTTATTAATATACGAACCGATGAACGGGTAACGACTAACCGGGACGGGCACTTTATGATTCTTGCCAGAGTAGGGGATGAACTTCGTTTTGTGAAAACAGGTTACGAACGTTTTAACAAAAGGGTGAGCCCTGAGAATGTTTCGTCACCCCTGAATATAAGTCTCATAAGATCTGTGGAAACCATTGAGGAAGTAGAAGTTAAAAAGTCTCTTACGGGAGATCTTAAAATGGATTCTAAAACAGTAGGTTCCCCGAAAAAGGTGGAAAAGCTTAGAAATGAAATCGACCGTTATATTGTTCAGAAATCTGATCCTAGGGTTCTGGCGTCAAAACCAGGTGAATTTGTACAGCCTAAGGGACAGGGGTTTTCTATCGGAAGCCCGAAAAACAAATGGGACGATGTGGATCTTACCAATTATCTTACCGAAAGTCTGGGCGAGGAGTATTTTACGGATCTTCAGTTGGATAAAGCCGAAATTAACTATTTTATCAGATATGCTCTGGTAGGATTTGAAAGAAAGAAGATTTTAAAATACGGATATCTAAGCAATCAGGATATGATGAGGTTTCAAAGAGCCGTTCTTTCAAGAATTGCATCGTACAGAGCTCCAAAAACGAAGAAATAGACTTATATTTGATCTACATTTAATAATCAATGAAATCAAAGCTTTTAATATTGATGCTCTTCACGTGTTTTGCGACACTGTTTTCCCAACAGAAAATTACAGGAAAGATCATTGATGAAAACGGAATCGGTTTGGGATCTGTTTTAATTAAAAATATGAGAACCAATCAAAACTCCTATTCAGATAATTTCGGAAATTTTACGATTGACGCAAATGAGGATGACGAAATACGATTTGTAAAAGAAAGCTATTACAGAACCGACCGTAAGATTATAAAAGATAACACGGTCAATCTGATGAATGTTTTGCTCCTTCGGGCGGAAACACTGATTCCGGAGGTGAAAATTACCTATAAGCCTACAGGAAACCTTGAGCGTGACAGTAATCATTATGGTGAGTCTAAGAAACTGGCAACCGTAAAATCAGGGCTTAGAGATTATATGAGAAGTCCGTTGAACGAGCCTTTGCCTACCAATGAAATCTCAAAAACATTTACGGGACATGATTTCTCCGCCGGACAGGTGGATCTTTTCGGGGTATTTAATTTGGCGAAAGGTCTTTTGAAAAAAGCAACGGAACCTAAAATTACGAAGCCTACTTTCAATGAAACTCAAAATTTTATTGGTGAAGTAAAATCCAGAATTAATTTGAATTTTCTTACTAAATACGGAATGACGGATGAACAGATCGATCATTTTCTGCTTTATGCCAACGATACCCGCCAAATGGCAAAAAAGTACAGAAAAACTTTTGATATCGTAGAAATTGAATCAGAACTGAAAGTGGCTTTTTCGCTTTACCATAAAACCCATAAAATCGGCGAATAATTGAACGGCAAGACTTCATATCATATGAATTTAAAAAAGAATTTACTGTTTTTTTTTGTTATCTGTATGGGACATTTTCTATTTGCTCAGGAAACGGTGATGGGAAAAATAAAAGATGACAATGAGATCAGTCTTGCCGGAGTTACGGTCATCAATATAACAACAGATGTAAAAACCTATAGCAATGCAAATGGCGAATTTTCTATTTCTGCTTTCAAAAATGATGAACTGAGATTTGTAAAACAAGGCTACGAAAGAGTTTCGGGACGGGTTCTGCTGAATGGAACCAATGCACCGATCCTGGTGACTTTAATTAAAATTCCTGAAGTTATTGAGGAAGTTAAAGTGACAAGTAAACCAACAGGTGATTTGGAGACAGATGCAAGAAGAGCTTCGAGAGTGGACAAAGGCGAGGTGGTTCGGGATGCTGTAGGACTTCCGCAGCCTGTTGGAAAAATGAGGGAAAAACCTGCGGAAGTGAAGCAGGTTCTAATTCCTATTTTACTAGGACAGCTGAATGTTCAGGGAATGTATGATTTGGTGAGCGGAAAAGCGAGACGGCAAAAGCGACAGTATAAATATGATGATCTGCAGGAGCATATTAAATGGGTCAGAGATCGGGTGGATGATGATTATTTCATAAAAGCAGGAATTCCTCAAGAGAGAATCTCTCAGTTTATCGAGTTCTCATTTGCGGAAAAACCTTTTGTAAGAACGTATGTAAAGGCTAAAAATCTATCAGGTGTACTGCTTACAATGGAAGAGGCAATTCCACTATATATTGAGCGATTAAAAACAGTGAAAAATCAAGGAGAATAATGGTGAATTAATAGAAATTTGGAATAAGAATTGATGTGATATTATCACTGAAAAATTGATAACATTCAAATTCACAAATTTTTATGAATAAAAATATCATCGCCATCGCCATTGGTGCACTTGGGTTTGTCATTGGTCTAGGACTTCTGGGAGGTGCCATTAAAAACAGAAACAAATCTGAAAATACTATTTCTGTCACAGGTTTAGGAACCAAACCGTTCACTTCCGATCTTATTACCTGGTCGGGAAGTTTCTCTAAAAACAATTATGACCTTAAATCTGCGTATGACGAACTGGCTTTAGACCGAAAAACAATTAACGATTATCTGTTGTCTAAAGGCGTTAAGCAAAATGAGATCGTTTTTTCTTCGGTAGATATTCAGAAACAGTTCAGAAATAGTACGGATTCCAACGGCAATACCATTCAGAACGAATTTGCAGGATATAATCTGACACAGACGGTTTCCATAGAAAGTAAAGAGGTCGCAAAAATCGAGAATCTTTCTAGAAATATCACAGAAATCATCAACCGGGGGATAGAGTTTACCTCTTCTTCACCAAGCTATTTCTATACAAAACTGTCGACTGTAAAACAGGAAATGATCGCCTCCGCTACAAAAGATGCTAAAGAACGTGCCGAGAAAATTGCTGAAAACTCAGGAAGCAGCTTAGGAAATCTTAAAAAAGCGACCATGGGCGTTATTCAGATTACAGCTCCGAATTCTAATGAAGATTATTCTTATGGCGGAACTTTTAATACAGCTTCGAAGGATAAGGAAGCGAGTATTACGATTAAACTGGAGTACGAAGTGAACTAATTAGAAGTAAAAAGGTTAAGGTAAAAAGAGCTAAGTGGTTGTGGAGTCCCAATTGTAAAAGGCCTCCGTTTTTATGTTGAGCTTAGCTCTTAATACTATTGAGCTGAAATAGATTAATTGTACTGTTTTCTTTTTGAATTTACCTTAAAAGCTTAAATATCAGTAGTGTCGGGTGAAACCCGAGGTATAAATATTCAATGATGTTATAACCCTGAAAGGGCTGAATAATGGAATGGAAATTTCAAAGATAAAAGGATATTATTTTAATGATAAACGACATCATAAATTTCATCTTTAATTTTCTCTAAATTTTCAGGGGAATAATTGGCAAGCAACCACAGATTTAATGGCTTTTTTCCTTCTCCGTAACTCGGTTGAACATACATTTCATCGATGAGATGAAAACCGTTGCGTTGATAAAAAGAATACCTTCTTTTCGCATCATCACCCAAATGATCGGGCTCTATCTCTAAAATAATTTTAGGGTAATTTTCAAATAAGTAACCGGTAATATGCGATCCCAATTTCTGACTCCTGAATTGCAAAAATACTTCAAAATGCTCTACAAAAGTATAGCCTGATAATCCCCAGATGATGAGGTAACCAATATTTTGAGCTTCATGCGAAACAGAAATTATTTTTACATTCGGATGTGTAAAAAGAGGAAGCAGCTTATCCCAGTCTCTTCTTTCGTCTTCAGGAAAACTTGTACAGTAGGATTCAAAAATTTCCTGTACTCTGTAGTCTTCGGGAGAAGTAATTTGTAAAAATTCCATGATTAAAGGTCGAATACATTAGGACGTCTTGTAATAAACATATCTTTAATCCATAAAGTAAATGCCAGACCAAGATAGATTAAAAAGAAAAAGCCTGCTGTTGCAAATGTAGAATAGATAAAAAATACTCTCAGTTTTGAAACCGGAATTCCAAGTTTGGCGCCTGTTCTTGTAAGAACACCAAACCATTCTCTTTCCATTTTATGACGGATATTATCTAACATTTGAAGAGTCTTTTAAAATTTTAAATCCAATACCGCAATTTAAGCAATTTTTTTCTTCGCAGGAGTTTTTAAAGTGATAAATAAGACTCTGGGTTTCTAAAGAGTTTTTGAATGGAATACCCAATTTTTTCCAATCATCAACAATTGAATTTTTTTCAGGATTTATGCTTTTATAAAAGTGGATTAGCTCGTCCGTGATCGCTTCATTTTGATATTTATGATAGGTATATTTTAAAGGTAAAATGGTATTTAAGATTATTAATTCGATAAAATCTTTAGTCAAGACTTTAGGTTGATCAACGGTTGAAACTTTTCCGAAATTAAAATGATCGTCCCAATATTCAGAAGCTTGTACGGAATTGAAAATTGTATAAATGGCATCTGTGTTTTCAGCCAGAATTACTTTTGAAAACAGATTTTGATGCTGGAAATAGAGATTTGCCAATTGCGACAAACGAATTGTCGGGAAATTTGGAGGTCGTAATCGTAAAAATTTAGGATGAATTTTCAAATCGGAAATATTGAATTTGACTTTTATAAAATCAAATTCGCGCTTCCAGATTTTCATTCGTTCATCCTGCGGTTTTTCCAGCCAACCTGACATACCAAAAAATAAAGCTTCGAGCTGGGTTTGATTCTGGCGGATCTTTAAAATAATACTGAAATCGATGCTTTCCGCAATTTGTTTGAAAATAAAAGCATTCACTTTTAGCCCGAAAGAATAGGCAAGAGAATGAAAGAAAACGGCTTCGAAATTATTTTTGTAGTGTCTTAAGTTTTCTTCGAGCTCAGCGGATTTTTCATCGAGCTTTTTTACGATATTCTCTTCATGAAAATTAAACGGTAACTTCTTAGGATCAAAAATATTTTCACAGGGAATAAACTGATTTCCACTGATCAGCTTCTCATATTTCCACAGTATTTTTTCATCAATATAATCTTTGAGTTCAAGGGTAGGGATATTTCTTTTTCTAAGCTCATCAATATCACAGTCACTTTGAAAAACCACATGAAGGATAATATTCAGATAATTGGGATCTAAGGAATGGTTATGAAAAATCCAGTCGGAAGATTTTACATGAAGCTCAATATTACCTAAGAAAGTAATATGATTGATTTTTATTTTTGCAGCTAAGAAATCAGGGCCGGAATTGGTATTCCATTTTCCGAAATCTATAATCTCAACGGAATTTCCTTCAATATCCTTGAAGTCAAAATGTTTGAAAATCTTAAAGTTCCAAAGATATTGAAGTAATTTTTCCGTCATGAGTTAACACAAATATAGCGGAAAGGCTATACTTTTGTCAACTCTTTTTTAAAGTTTTCGATCGTCGTTCTATACATTTCTTCATAAATAGGAAGAATGTTTTTCAAATCGAATTTTATCGCTTGATCTTTCGCATTTTTCTTCATTTTGGTTAAAAGTTCCTCATTGCTCAATAGTTTAATGCAATAGTTGCTCATCGCCTCTACATTTCCTATTTCCGCTAAAAACCCGGTTTCACCCTGAATATTTACTTCAGGAATTCCTCCTGCGTTCGAACTGATGACCGGCGTGTTTGCTGCCATTGCTTCCAAGGCTGCCAGACCGAAACTTTCCTGTTCGGAAGGCAATAAAAATACGTCCGAAAGTTGAAGAATTCTATAAAGATCATTCACTTTTCCGAGCAAACGGATCTTCGAAATCAATTCAGGATTTTCTTCCAAAAACTGATTGATCTTCTCCATATCCGGACCTTCCCCGATGATGATCAACTTCGATTTTACTTTTTTCTCTACATTTTTGAAGATCTGAAGCACTTCATCCACACGTTTTACCGGACGTAAATTCGAAACGTGAATTAAGATTTTCTCGTCAGGATTCGCAAACTGTGTTCTCTGGCAGTCGCTTGGCTCGTCAAATTCAGAATTATCAATAAAATTGGTAATCACCTGAATTTCTTTTTTGATCTTGAAAAACTGTAGTGTATCTCTTTTCAGACTTTCGGAAACAGAAGTAATTGCATCCGACTGATTGATAGAGAATTCTACCGCGTGTTTGTAACTGGGATGTTGTCCAACCAGCGTAATATCTGTTCCGTGAAGTGTGGTTACCAAAGGAATATCATTATTGTCTTCCTGTAGCATTTGCTTGGCTGTAAAAGCTGCGTACGCATAAGGAATCGCGTAATGCGCGTGAAGCAAATCAAGTTTATAAAGATTCACCACACGGTAAATCATTGAGCTCAGCGCAATATCATAAGGTTGATACTGGAAAAGCGGATACGTCTGAACATTCACTCTGTGGAAGAAAATATTCGGATTGGTGATGTCTAATCTTGCGGGAAGCGCGTTGCTGATGAAGTGAACTTCGTAGCCTTTGTTGGCCAGCGACATTCCCAGTTCTGTTGCCACGATT
The sequence above is a segment of the Chryseobacterium sp. MYb264 genome. Coding sequences within it:
- a CDS encoding SIMPL domain-containing protein, which translates into the protein MNKNIIAIAIGALGFVIGLGLLGGAIKNRNKSENTISVTGLGTKPFTSDLITWSGSFSKNNYDLKSAYDELALDRKTINDYLLSKGVKQNEIVFSSVDIQKQFRNSTDSNGNTIQNEFAGYNLTQTVSIESKEVAKIENLSRNITEIINRGIEFTSSSPSYFYTKLSTVKQEMIASATKDAKERAEKIAENSGSSLGNLKKATMGVIQITAPNSNEDYSYGGTFNTASKDKEASITIKLEYEVN
- a CDS encoding DUF2851 family protein; translation: MTEKLLQYLWNFKIFKHFDFKDIEGNSVEIIDFGKWNTNSGPDFLAAKIKINHITFLGNIELHVKSSDWIFHNHSLDPNYLNIILHVVFQSDCDIDELRKRNIPTLELKDYIDEKILWKYEKLISGNQFIPCENIFDPKKLPFNFHEENIVKKLDEKSAELEENLRHYKNNFEAVFFHSLAYSFGLKVNAFIFKQIAESIDFSIILKIRQNQTQLEALFFGMSGWLEKPQDERMKIWKREFDFIKVKFNISDLKIHPKFLRLRPPNFPTIRLSQLANLYFQHQNLFSKVILAENTDAIYTIFNSVQASEYWDDHFNFGKVSTVDQPKVLTKDFIELIILNTILPLKYTYHKYQNEAITDELIHFYKSINPEKNSIVDDWKKLGIPFKNSLETQSLIYHFKNSCEEKNCLNCGIGFKILKDSSNVR
- a CDS encoding N-acetyltransferase, whose translation is MEFLQITSPEDYRVQEIFESYCTSFPEDERRDWDKLLPLFTHPNVKIISVSHEAQNIGYLIIWGLSGYTFVEHFEVFLQFRSQKLGSHITGYLFENYPKIILEIEPDHLGDDAKRRYSFYQRNGFHLIDEMYVQPSYGEGKKPLNLWLLANYSPENLEKIKDEIYDVVYH
- the bshA gene encoding N-acetyl-alpha-D-glucosaminyl L-malate synthase BshA is translated as MKIGILCYPTYGGSGIVATELGMSLANKGYEVHFISNALPARLDITNPNIFFHRVNVQTYPLFQYQPYDIALSSMIYRVVNLYKLDLLHAHYAIPYAYAAFTAKQMLQEDNNDIPLVTTLHGTDITLVGQHPSYKHAVEFSINQSDAITSVSESLKRDTLQFFKIKKEIQVITNFIDNSEFDEPSDCQRTQFANPDEKILIHVSNLRPVKRVDEVLQIFKNVEKKVKSKLIIIGEGPDMEKINQFLEENPELISKIRLLGKVNDLYRILQLSDVFLLPSEQESFGLAALEAMAANTPVISSNAGGIPEVNIQGETGFLAEIGNVEAMSNYCIKLLSNEELLTKMKKNAKDQAIKFDLKNILPIYEEMYRTTIENFKKELTKV
- a CDS encoding carboxypeptidase regulatory-like domain-containing protein; this translates as MGHFLFAQETVMGKIKDDNEISLAGVTVINITTDVKTYSNANGEFSISAFKNDELRFVKQGYERVSGRVLLNGTNAPILVTLIKIPEVIEEVKVTSKPTGDLETDARRASRVDKGEVVRDAVGLPQPVGKMREKPAEVKQVLIPILLGQLNVQGMYDLVSGKARRQKRQYKYDDLQEHIKWVRDRVDDDYFIKAGIPQERISQFIEFSFAEKPFVRTYVKAKNLSGVLLTMEEAIPLYIERLKTVKNQGE
- a CDS encoding PspC family transcriptional regulator; the protein is MLDNIRHKMEREWFGVLTRTGAKLGIPVSKLRVFFIYSTFATAGFFFLIYLGLAFTLWIKDMFITRRPNVFDL